GGACCATCGCCGTCAAGGGCCGCGAGGGCTGGATCTACCAGGGCCTGAACGCCATGGCCGCCCTCGACCGGTGCCAGGACCTGCTGGGTGGTTACCGGCTGGCCCTGTACCTGCCCTCGCCCCCGGTGGTGGAAGCCGCCCGCCGGCTCTCGAAGGTGTCCGGGGTACGCGTAGACCTGGTCGAACGGGTCTCCCACGAGGACCTCCTGGGCATGCACGGCCGCGCCCGCGTGTCGATCAGCCTGGCCGCCAGCGACGGCATCTGCACGTCGTTCCTGGAGGCCATGGCCATGGGCGCCTTCCCGGTGCAGTCGTCGTCGGCGTGTGCCGACGCCTGGGGCCGCCACGGGGAGCAGGCCCTGTTCGTCCCCGGCGACGACCCCGACGCCGTGGCCGCGGCCATCCGCCGGGCGTTGACCGACGACGCCCTCGTCGACCGGGCCCAGGAGCTCAATCGCCGGGCGGTGACCTCGGGGCTGGACCGGCGGTGCATCGCCCGGGCGGTCGTCGAGACTTACCGGCGGGTGGCGGCCGAGGTGCTGGTGTGACGGACGTGACCGTGGTCGCCCTCGGCCCCGATCCCGCTGGCGGTCCGCCCCTGCCCCCCGGGGCGGTGCCGGCCGACGAGCACGGCGGGTGGGCCCAGGCCGTGACCACGCCGTTGGTCGCCTTCGTGCGGCCCGGGGACCGGTTCCGCCCCGGCAAGCTGGAGCGCCAGGCTGCCGTCCTGGCGGCCCGGCCCGCGACCGTCCTGGTCTTCACGTCCTACGCCCTGAACGACGCCGGTGGCCGGCTCACCGAGGTGGTCAGGGACGGCCGCGAGGCGCGTTCGGGCGGGGCCGGGGTGTTGCTGTCTCGGCCCTTGGAGGCGTCCACGGTGATGGTGCGGGCGGAGGCCCTGGGGGCGGTTACCGGCTGGCCGGTGCTGGGCCAGCCCGGGGGCGACACCGCCTGCTGGGCCGAGCTGGCCGAGGTGGGGCGGCTCGAAGGGGTCGACGAGGTGCTGGCCGACGTGGTCCTCGACCGTACCCGCCACGGCCTCGACGCCGGCCCCGAGCTGGCTCGCCTGGCCACCCTGCTGGCCAGCCCCGCGTGCGGTGGCGAAGTGGCCTCGGTGCTACGCCGGCGAGCCTTGCGCCGGCGTTACATCGACCTCGAGGTGCCCGGGGCCCGCTTACCCGGGCCCGGCCGGGTCGTACGCCCTCGGGCCCGGGGGCGCGAGGATTTCCCGGTGGGGGACGAGCACGACGCCACGGTCCGCGACCTGGAGTGGGCGCTCGAACGCCAGGCCGAGCGGTTCTCGGCCGACCTGGCCGCGTGGGCTAACCCCGAAGGGCCCGTCCCGGAGCTGGCCCTGCGGTGGCCCGACGCCGAGCTGGCGGCCCGGGAGGAGGAGGTGCACGACCTGACCCGCCAGCTCTCCGACGCGGGCAAGACGATCGCCGCCCTCGAGCGGAAGGCGGGCCACCTCGAGCGCCAGGTGAAGGCGCTGGAGGGCCAACTGAGGCGGGCGCGGTCATCCGAGAAGGGCCGGGGCGAGTGAGCACGGTCCTGGTGACCTTGGTCGTGCGGGTCGCCAACCGGCCGGTGGCACTCGTCGAGGCGACCCTGGCGGCGGCCGCCGCCCAGGACCATCCGCACCTCGAAGTGGTCGTGGCCGGGATGGCCGCTGGGGTGGGCCCGGACGTGCGGGCCCGTTACGGGGAGTGGGCCCGGTGGGTGGACGCCGTCCCCGGCGACCGGACGGGAGGGGCCGCGCTGGAGCAGGCCTTGAGGGGAGCGGCAGGGGAGCTCGTCGGTGTGCTCGAGGCCGGGGTGGGGATGGGCTCGTCGGCCGTCGGCGCCGTGGCCCAGGTGCTCGGGGAGCGGCCTGAGACCGTCGCGGCCTGCCCCGACAGCTTCCTGGTCGACGGCCACGGCACGCTGGTGGGGCGGGTGAGCGAGCCCTCGCGGGACCTGTTGGCCATGGCCCGCGACCACGGCCCTGTACCAGGACCAGGCGCGCTGTTCCGGAGGGCCGCGGGCGAACGGGCCGGGGGTTGGGACGCGGCGATGCCCGCCGAAGTGGCGGCCTACGACTTCTGGCTGCGCCTAGCGGTGATCGGCCCCTTCGTCGGCGTGCCCGAGCCTCTCGGGCTGCGCCCCCTGCCTTCGGGCCCGCAGGAGGCCCCCGGCCGGTGGGAGGTGGCGGCGGCCCACGTCGAGGCGGCCCGCCGCCTCTTCCGTCGCTCCAGCCTGCCCGAGGAGGTCAAGGCCGTCGAGATGCAGGCCGCCAGGGCGGCCTACGTCGCGGCTGCCCTCGCCGTCGGTGGCGGCCCGGGCGGTGACGGCGAACGGTTCGTCGTGTACGACCGGCTGCTGGAGCGGAGCGAGCTATGGCGCCCCGATGAAGGTGGGGCACTGTCGGTCGGGGACAGCCTGGTGGGCCTGCGCCGGGCCATAGCCGCGAAGGAGCGCCAGGTCGCCCAATTGGAGGCCCGGGTGGCGGAGCTCGAGGCCGACCGGGCGGGCGGCCTGCTGGGGATGGCCGTAGGGCAGGCCCGGTCGGGCTGGCGGGCCGTGGGCGATGCCGCCCGGCGGCTGCCGCCCCGCTCACCGGTGCGGCGGGCCCTCGCCCAGGCCCGCCTGGGGGTACGAACCTTCGGCCTCGGAACCAGGGCGCGGCGGTGATGACCACCGGCCGACGTTCGCGCCGGCTGGTCCCGGCCCAGGCCGGCCGCCGGGCTGGCGGCCTCATCGCTGGTAGCGCACGGCGCGCCCCTCCGCCCCTGGCGCGGGACGCGGCGATGACTGCCAGGGGGGTAGCTGTCGCCGCGGGTGGGCCGGCGGTGACAGTCCTCGTGCCGACCTTCAACCGGCCTGAGCACCTGCTGGCCCAGGCGCTCGACAGCGTGGTCGGCCAGGATTACCCGTACCTGGAGGTCATCGCCCTCGACGACGGGTCCACGAACGGCACCCCGGCCGTCCTCGACCGCTACGCCGACGCCAACCCCGGCCGGTTCCGAACCGTGCGTCACGACAACATGGGCCAGGCCCGCACCCTCAACCGAGGCTTCGAGCTGGCCCGGGGCGAGCTGGTCGGCTACCTGGCTGACGACGACCTCCTGCTGCCCGGGGCGATAGCCCGTCTGGTCCAGGCCCTCTGTCGAGTGCCGGACGCGGTGGGTGCCTACCCGGCCTTCGAGGTGATCGACGCCGACGGCACGGTCGGCCATGTCGTCAACCCTCTCGAATGGTCGGCGGCCACCGCATTGCGCTGCCACGACCCCATCGTCAGCGTGGGTGCCCTCGTGAGGGCCGAGGTGGCCCGGGCCCACCCGTGGGACCCCGACCTGGCCTACACAGGTGACTTCGACTTCTGGCTGCGGGTCGGTCTCACCGGCCGACTGGTGCTGGTGCCCGAGGTGCTCGCCCGCCACCGGTCGCACCCTGGGTCGTTGACCGTGGCCGGTCACGGCGACCGTCGGAGGGTGGAGGACTCGCTGGCCGTGCTCGACAAGCTGTTCGCACGGACGGACCTGCCGGCCGAGGTGCGGGCGGCGCGGGGGTCGGCCTACCGGGCCGCCTTTGTCACCGCCGCCTTCCAGACGACCCGCACCTTCTACGAGCCCGGCGACCGCTACGAGGTCGTCGACCGGCTGTGGGAGATCGCCGCCGAACGCCCGGCCCGTGACGCCAGCGCGGTGGGCTCGCTCTATGGCCGCCTGCCGAAGTCGGTACGCCGGGCTGCCCGCCGCCGGGCCCCCCGGGTGCTGCGCCGGGTATGGGGACGCATCCGGTGAGCGCCACCGGTGGTACGGGCTGGTGGCCACCGGGCCCGCGAAGCCCAGGTCTCACGACCCTGGTCGTGGGCGGGACGGGCATGCTGGGCCACCGGGTGTGGCTGGCCGCCGACCGCCGGGGCCCGGCCTGGGCCACGGTCAGGGCGCCCATGCTGACGCCCGCCCTGGCCACCGTCCTCCCCGGGGACCGGGCCATCGTGGGCGTGGCCGCCGACGACCTGGAGGGCGTGAGCCAGGCCATGGACCGGGCCCGGCCCGACCTGGTCGTCAACTGCGTGGGGGTGGTCAAGCAGGCCGACGAGGCGTCGGACCCGGTGCCGTCGATCATCGTCAACTCCCTCTTCCCCCACCGGCTGGCCGCCCTGTGCCGCGAGCGCGGGGCCCGGCTGGTGCACATCTCGACCGACTGTGTGTTCTCCGGGCGGCGGGGCTCCTACGGCGAGGACGACCTGCCCGATCCCGTCGACCTCTACGGCCGCTCCAAGCTCCTGGGCGAGGCGGCCGGCCCCGGCTCGCTCACGGTGCGGACGTCGTTCATCGGGCGGGAGCTGGCGGGCGGCCGGGGCTTGCTCGAGTGGTTCCTGTCGAAGCGGGGCGGCCACGCCCCAGGGTTCACCCGAGCGGTGTTCTCGGGGCTCACCACGGCCGCCGCGGCCGAAGCCGTCCTCGATCTGGGCACCGGTGACCGGGCCATCGAGGGCGTGGTGCACCTGGCCGGCCCGCCGGTGGACAAGTACCGGCTGCTGGTCATGCTCCGTGACGCCTACGGCATCGATGTCGACGTCGTGCCCGACGAGTCGGTCGTGATCGACCGGTCCCTGAACGGCGCGATGCTGGAGGCCAGGAGCGGCTGGCGGCCACCGACATGGGAGGCGATGATCCCCGAACTGACCGCAGACCCGTTCCCCTACGAGCAGGTGCGGGCCGAGGCGTGCTGACCGGCAAGCGGGTCGTGGTGACCGGGGGGACGGGCTCTCTGGGCCGGGCCCTAGTGCGCCGTCTGCTGGAGGGCCCGATGGGCGAGCCCGAGCGCATCGTGGTCTTCTCGCGCAGCGAGGCCCACCAGCACCAGATGCGCCTGGACTTCCAGAACCGGGCGGTCGCCACCGACGACATCGTCTACGAGGAGGCCCGCTACCAGCGCATCGTCTTTCGCATCGGGGACGTGAGCGACAACGGGGCGGTCATGGCCGTGCTGCGGGGCGCCGACGTGGTGTTCCACGCGGCGGCCATGAAGCAGGTCCCAACATGCGAGTACAACCCGTGGGAGGCCGTCAAGACAAACGTGCTGGGCGCCGAGAACATCGTGCGTGCCATCCGCGACGGCGGCCTGCCGGTCAGCGCCGTGATCGGCGTCTCTACCGACAAGGCGTGCAAGCCGGTGAACGTCATGGGCATGACCAAGGCCGTGCAGGAGCGCACGTTGACCTCGGCCAACCTCGAGGCCCCGGGCACCCGGTTCGCGGTGGCCCGCTACGGCAACGTCTTGGCCTCGCGGGGTTCGGTAGTGCCCCTGTTCCGGGAGCAGATCGCGGCCGGGGGGCCCGTGACGCTGACCACCCCGGAGATGACCCGGTTCCTGATGACGCTCGACCAGGCCGTCGACACCGTCTTCGCGGCCTTGCGCTCGGCCCGCCCGGGCGAGACCTACGTGCCCCTCGTGCCGTCGGCCCGAATGGTCGACCTGGCCGCGGCCATGGTGGGCAACTCGGGGGTGGAGACCAAGTTCGTCGGCATCCGTCCGGGCGAGAAGGTCCACGAGGTCCTGGTCTCGGAGGAGGAGGCGTCGAGGACGCACCACCGCGACGGCCACCTGGTGGTCCTGCCTATCCTGCCCGAGCTCCGGTCCTCCGACCCCGACGGCCCACCGCTGGGCCAGCGGGAGTACTCGAGCGCCGACCGCCTGCTCGACCGCGAGGAGTGCCGCGCCCTCCTGGCCCGCCACGGGATGCTCCCGCCGGCGCCGGGCCCGTGAAGGTCCTCACCCTGCTGGGCACCCGGCCCGAGATCATCCGGCTGTCCTGTGTCGTCGAGCGCCTCGACGCCCTCTGCGACCACGTGCTCGTCCACACCGGGCAGAACTACGAGCCCGCCCTTAGCGATGTGTTCTTCGAACAGCTCGGGGTGAGGGCGCCCGACCACAGCCTGGGTGTCCGGGCCGGCACCTTCGGGGAGCGGGTCGGGCGCATACTGGCGGCCACCGAGGCGGTCCTGCGGGCCGAGCGGCCCGACCGGTTGCTGGTCCTGGGCGACACCGACAGCGGCTTGGCCACCATCGTGGCCAAGCGCATGGGGG
This window of the Actinomycetota bacterium genome carries:
- a CDS encoding glycosyltransferase, which translates into the protein MTVLVPTFNRPEHLLAQALDSVVGQDYPYLEVIALDDGSTNGTPAVLDRYADANPGRFRTVRHDNMGQARTLNRGFELARGELVGYLADDDLLLPGAIARLVQALCRVPDAVGAYPAFEVIDADGTVGHVVNPLEWSAATALRCHDPIVSVGALVRAEVARAHPWDPDLAYTGDFDFWLRVGLTGRLVLVPEVLARHRSHPGSLTVAGHGDRRRVEDSLAVLDKLFARTDLPAEVRAARGSAYRAAFVTAAFQTTRTFYEPGDRYEVVDRLWEIAAERPARDASAVGSLYGRLPKSVRRAARRRAPRVLRRVWGRIR
- a CDS encoding polysaccharide biosynthesis protein, which gives rise to MLTGKRVVVTGGTGSLGRALVRRLLEGPMGEPERIVVFSRSEAHQHQMRLDFQNRAVATDDIVYEEARYQRIVFRIGDVSDNGAVMAVLRGADVVFHAAAMKQVPTCEYNPWEAVKTNVLGAENIVRAIRDGGLPVSAVIGVSTDKACKPVNVMGMTKAVQERTLTSANLEAPGTRFAVARYGNVLASRGSVVPLFREQIAAGGPVTLTTPEMTRFLMTLDQAVDTVFAALRSARPGETYVPLVPSARMVDLAAAMVGNSGVETKFVGIRPGEKVHEVLVSEEEASRTHHRDGHLVVLPILPELRSSDPDGPPLGQREYSSADRLLDREECRALLARHGMLPPAPGP
- a CDS encoding SDR family oxidoreductase, with protein sequence MSATGGTGWWPPGPRSPGLTTLVVGGTGMLGHRVWLAADRRGPAWATVRAPMLTPALATVLPGDRAIVGVAADDLEGVSQAMDRARPDLVVNCVGVVKQADEASDPVPSIIVNSLFPHRLAALCRERGARLVHISTDCVFSGRRGSYGEDDLPDPVDLYGRSKLLGEAAGPGSLTVRTSFIGRELAGGRGLLEWFLSKRGGHAPGFTRAVFSGLTTAAAAEAVLDLGTGDRAIEGVVHLAGPPVDKYRLLVMLRDAYGIDVDVVPDESVVIDRSLNGAMLEARSGWRPPTWEAMIPELTADPFPYEQVRAEAC